From a region of the Vaginimicrobium propionicum genome:
- a CDS encoding DoxX family membrane protein yields the protein MTNNPSFGLSGASPARPRDPEELQAQSELDFSTASSEETVIGEDMNMVANNESEPTRVYSDELSQRDRMLGTVQPDNTEVPVEPKLTKRVTDKFFGALGLFLLRIGLAVVIAVIGWQVLTDQTGYTTGLIDGGLPEDYAGIIALVCGIGLLVTTILLILGWCTRVVSAFATVGSIAVLVLFRFGPFNPVMAGSSGFYGDRDLLITLIFFLLVMLGPGGWSVDYAYRRGRQKSKLEQL from the coding sequence GTGACTAATAATCCGAGTTTTGGGCTTTCCGGAGCTAGCCCTGCCCGGCCGCGCGACCCTGAAGAGTTGCAGGCACAATCAGAACTAGATTTTTCAACTGCCAGTTCTGAAGAAACTGTGATTGGCGAGGATATGAACATGGTGGCAAATAACGAATCAGAGCCGACCAGGGTTTACAGCGACGAATTGAGTCAGAGGGATCGCATGCTGGGAACCGTCCAGCCAGATAACACTGAGGTGCCTGTCGAGCCGAAACTGACTAAACGAGTTACCGATAAATTCTTTGGTGCGTTAGGGCTATTTTTGCTACGCATTGGGCTTGCCGTCGTCATCGCTGTCATTGGTTGGCAGGTGCTAACCGATCAGACCGGCTACACCACTGGTTTGATAGACGGTGGGCTGCCAGAGGATTACGCGGGCATCATCGCGTTGGTTTGTGGAATCGGTTTGTTGGTGACCACTATCCTGTTAATTCTTGGTTGGTGTACCCGTGTAGTGTCAGCCTTCGCTACTGTCGGTTCAATCGCGGTTCTGGTGCTCTTCCGTTTTGGCCCATTCAATCCCGTCATGGCCGGTAGCAGCGGTTTCTACGGCGACCGTGACCTATTAATCACCTTGATTTTCTTCCTGTTGGTGATGCTAGGGCCTGGTGGCTGGTCAGTGGATTACGCTTATCGACGTGGCCGCCAGAAGAGCAAACTAGAACAGCTCTAA
- a CDS encoding regulatory iron-sulfur-containing complex subunit RicT, with protein MDIIGVEFDRYGQLHYLRVPEGESFNVGDDVLYPTSSGTEVAKVVWCGSSALTDIPLCPGRADQAAISRDSENKAARAKAQSVATELINQHGLPMRVVGVDLLDRSDEFDRMVAIYYTAPHRVDFRALVPDLARALAARIDLRQVGARDAARLIGGVGRCGRQLCCANNLGLLEPISLREINYSTAMPATGACGRLLCCLRYEDDLPCGQDPNSCPASPYAND; from the coding sequence ATGGACATCATCGGGGTTGAATTTGATCGCTACGGTCAGCTCCACTATTTGCGTGTCCCAGAAGGTGAATCTTTCAACGTCGGTGACGACGTCTTGTATCCGACTTCCAGTGGCACTGAGGTTGCAAAGGTTGTTTGGTGTGGGAGCTCAGCATTAACTGATATTCCCCTGTGTCCGGGTCGGGCAGATCAGGCTGCGATAAGCCGAGATAGTGAAAATAAAGCAGCTAGGGCGAAAGCCCAGTCAGTCGCAACGGAGCTGATTAATCAGCATGGGCTACCAATGCGGGTTGTTGGCGTAGATTTGCTAGATCGTTCTGATGAATTCGACCGGATGGTGGCCATCTACTATACGGCTCCACACCGAGTAGATTTTCGGGCTTTAGTTCCAGATTTAGCGCGTGCCCTGGCAGCCAGAATAGATTTGCGTCAAGTAGGTGCTCGTGACGCCGCCAGGTTAATCGGCGGCGTAGGACGGTGCGGACGCCAGTTGTGCTGCGCTAATAATCTGGGTTTGTTGGAGCCAATAAGTTTGCGTGAAATCAATTATTCGACTGCAATGCCAGCCACTGGAGCGTGCGGCAGATTGTTGTGCTGTTTACGCTATGAGGATGATCTACCCTGCGGGCAAGATCCCAACAGCTGCCCGGCCAGCCCATACGCCAACGATTAA
- a CDS encoding alpha/beta hydrolase — translation MKRATAEHNTLGSLFINPGGPGMPAKGYVDDFHRSQLAGYDIIGMDSRGSGDSTPVVCGTTEELDSYFAADISPDDASEEAALVDEAKKFADGCRRNSGVLLDHISTIETMYDYDLARQLVGDEKLNFYGISYGTFLGAVYAELFPDKVGRMVLDAPVQLDPNQEVPQAVGFERALHAWAAWCGEQTNEICPLGNNEDEVVQTFVDFLEAVDAKPLQTGTPRQLTQSLAVSGLAIFFYGGQEYYQQLAQILSAAIQTSDGSVLLMAADQMNDRSQSGYSSLATAFPAISCADTQDDGLAASYAYWRNEVIPQAPVFGKFFGPDALCPIWTAKPMPRIKFSAAGAAPIVVVGSTLDSATPYEQAVTMADSLESAVLVTREGPGHGSLGDSECVDKAVFNYLNHGRVPAEGTRCH, via the coding sequence ATGAAACGTGCTACAGCCGAGCACAATACCTTGGGCAGCCTATTCATAAATCCTGGTGGGCCAGGCATGCCAGCCAAAGGTTATGTAGATGATTTCCATCGTTCTCAACTGGCTGGCTATGACATCATCGGCATGGATTCTAGAGGTTCAGGGGATTCCACTCCGGTCGTTTGTGGCACTACCGAGGAGTTAGATTCCTATTTCGCTGCTGATATCTCACCCGACGATGCTAGTGAAGAGGCTGCGTTAGTGGATGAGGCCAAGAAATTCGCTGATGGGTGCCGACGAAACTCTGGTGTGCTGTTGGATCACATTTCGACTATCGAGACCATGTATGACTATGACTTGGCTAGGCAGTTAGTTGGGGATGAGAAATTGAATTTTTATGGGATTAGCTACGGTACTTTCCTTGGCGCGGTCTACGCAGAGCTTTTCCCAGATAAGGTCGGACGCATGGTTTTAGATGCGCCCGTGCAGCTTGACCCGAATCAAGAAGTGCCTCAAGCAGTTGGCTTTGAGCGGGCATTGCATGCTTGGGCTGCTTGGTGCGGCGAACAAACCAATGAAATTTGTCCCCTCGGAAATAATGAAGACGAAGTAGTGCAGACTTTTGTAGATTTCCTTGAGGCGGTAGACGCTAAACCGTTGCAAACAGGCACACCACGACAACTTACTCAATCGTTGGCTGTTTCTGGACTAGCAATATTTTTTTACGGCGGTCAAGAGTATTACCAGCAATTAGCTCAGATTCTGTCTGCCGCTATCCAAACGTCTGATGGGTCGGTGTTGCTAATGGCTGCTGACCAGATGAATGATCGCAGCCAGTCCGGTTATTCGTCGCTGGCAACTGCTTTCCCAGCAATATCTTGTGCCGATACTCAAGATGATGGGCTAGCAGCAAGTTATGCTTACTGGCGCAATGAAGTGATACCTCAGGCTCCAGTATTCGGTAAATTCTTTGGCCCAGATGCTTTATGCCCAATCTGGACGGCTAAGCCGATGCCGCGAATCAAGTTTTCCGCTGCTGGGGCTGCCCCGATAGTAGTCGTAGGCTCAACCTTAGATTCTGCTACCCCCTACGAGCAGGCTGTTACCATGGCAGATTCGTTGGAATCGGCGGTGTTAGTGACTAGAGAAGGCCCTGGACATGGCTCTTTGGGGGATAGCGAATGTGTAGATAAAGCAGTATTTAACTACCTCAACCATGGCCGAGTGCCTGCCGAGGGTACTCGCTGCCACTAG
- a CDS encoding NAD(P)/FAD-dependent oxidoreductase has translation MLDCIILGAGIAGLYAARELKAQGLEVLVLEARDEVGGRIRTEIVRDHVIEHGGQWVAGGHHKLLDLIEKFGLELVPAHTERAVVKVQNKRFISTEDKDRAKALSPFEIADLGQGLMRFSRLAARLNDDPIWAQANTKWLEQSLKRWVETNLRTPGAKRDFLDLIKVVMAKDDQDATLRSALEKGPSAFDLEDMFAVNGGLKQFRIRGGMTQVTNRLAADLGEDAIVTGAVVTHVDWRVDEVVVHTQDAKKYTAKQALVTLPPWLAQRLDYNPPLPGWRDEVVARTSPGNVIKAHLIYDHPWWYDEGLSGQSSCDTGAVRVTFDVTDDKNGPGVLMGFFTGAEASTLVKRSVSLRDRVFTDAVADILSETAHCPHQYVDLAWANEPFSEGCHGAHFSPGIWTTDGQLLSEPVGPLYFAGCEYADKFNGYIEGALKSADEAVSRMKEQL, from the coding sequence GTGTTGGATTGCATCATTTTGGGTGCCGGGATTGCCGGTCTATACGCTGCTCGTGAGCTAAAAGCTCAGGGCTTGGAAGTGCTCGTGCTGGAGGCACGCGACGAGGTCGGTGGCAGAATCAGAACCGAAATCGTGCGCGACCACGTCATCGAACATGGTGGACAATGGGTTGCTGGCGGGCATCATAAACTGTTGGATCTAATTGAGAAATTTGGTCTGGAGTTAGTTCCAGCACATACTGAACGTGCTGTTGTAAAAGTTCAAAATAAACGTTTCATCTCCACCGAGGACAAGGATCGTGCCAAGGCGTTATCGCCTTTCGAAATTGCTGATTTAGGCCAAGGGTTGATGCGCTTCAGCAGGTTAGCTGCGAGGCTAAATGACGACCCGATCTGGGCTCAGGCCAATACTAAATGGTTAGAGCAATCCTTAAAGCGCTGGGTAGAAACTAATCTACGCACGCCGGGAGCCAAGCGAGATTTTCTTGACCTGATAAAGGTTGTGATGGCCAAAGATGACCAGGACGCTACCTTGCGTAGCGCATTGGAGAAGGGGCCTTCGGCTTTCGATTTAGAGGATATGTTCGCCGTAAATGGTGGATTGAAACAATTCAGGATTCGCGGTGGCATGACCCAAGTCACTAATCGGCTAGCTGCAGATTTAGGTGAGGACGCCATTGTTACCGGCGCTGTCGTTACTCACGTTGATTGGCGGGTAGACGAGGTTGTTGTCCACACTCAGGACGCTAAGAAGTACACCGCTAAGCAAGCTTTAGTTACGTTGCCACCTTGGTTGGCGCAGCGGTTGGATTACAACCCTCCGCTGCCTGGTTGGCGTGATGAAGTGGTGGCGCGCACATCGCCAGGCAATGTCATCAAGGCGCACCTAATTTACGACCACCCGTGGTGGTATGACGAGGGTCTTTCCGGTCAATCAAGTTGCGATACTGGCGCGGTGCGCGTGACTTTCGACGTCACAGATGACAAAAACGGTCCTGGCGTGTTGATGGGTTTCTTTACTGGGGCTGAGGCATCTACTTTGGTCAAGCGTTCCGTTTCTCTTAGAGATCGAGTCTTTACGGACGCGGTTGCCGATATCTTGTCTGAAACAGCCCATTGTCCGCATCAATATGTCGATCTGGCTTGGGCGAATGAGCCATTCAGTGAGGGGTGCCACGGCGCTCACTTCTCGCCCGGCATTTGGACGACCGATGGCCAACTACTTAGCGAGCCGGTCGGCCCGCTCTACTTCGCTGGATGTGAGTATGCGGATAAGTTTAACGGCTATATTGAGGGTGCCCTGAAATCGGCTGATGAAGCCGTATCGAGAATGAAAGAGCAGCTTTAG
- a CDS encoding TRM11 family methyltransferase: MAAQYLLLLAPSANRVFAEATPALAKAELAVTTGIQAEITWLDQVGALTFNADNLDLVALARQSCALVAFERHDEWLKPVALPNWRVFPDDLVTIPKYRGKTNELFTQMLVHLTLSQVKTTLANRGEKLDILDPMAGRGTTLTTAWLNGFNSYGVEQDQKAIASIETFIKTYLRRGHYKHKASLVPIRRDGRKLGMKLDVQASVGEKQVSMVVMSGDTRDSKMLYGKKTFDAIITDAPYGVRHSSNDGGERHRSAKQLLTEAIPIWASQLRSGGALGISWNTYSMSRPDLENALKDAGLKLPQDPSWGDFAHRVDSSINRDLIVARA, encoded by the coding sequence ATGGCAGCCCAATATTTACTGCTGCTTGCCCCGTCCGCTAATCGAGTTTTCGCCGAGGCTACTCCGGCCTTAGCGAAAGCTGAATTGGCCGTGACTACTGGCATTCAAGCTGAAATCACCTGGCTAGATCAGGTGGGTGCGTTAACTTTTAACGCCGATAACCTAGATTTAGTGGCGCTAGCGCGCCAATCATGTGCATTAGTGGCCTTTGAGCGCCATGACGAGTGGTTGAAGCCTGTGGCATTACCAAATTGGCGAGTTTTCCCCGATGATCTGGTAACCATCCCGAAATATCGGGGGAAAACCAATGAATTATTCACCCAAATGCTCGTCCATTTGACCCTCTCCCAGGTGAAAACCACCCTAGCCAATCGTGGGGAAAAGCTAGATATTCTAGATCCGATGGCTGGACGCGGCACCACCTTAACAACTGCATGGTTAAACGGCTTTAACAGTTACGGGGTTGAACAAGACCAAAAGGCAATAGCCAGCATAGAAACTTTCATTAAAACTTATTTGCGACGAGGCCACTACAAACACAAAGCATCTTTAGTGCCAATAAGACGAGATGGACGAAAACTCGGCATGAAGCTTGACGTTCAAGCCAGTGTGGGTGAAAAACAAGTTTCCATGGTTGTCATGAGCGGTGATACCCGCGATTCAAAGATGCTTTATGGCAAAAAAACTTTCGACGCCATCATCACCGACGCCCCCTATGGGGTTAGGCACTCTAGTAATGACGGAGGCGAACGCCACCGATCAGCTAAGCAGCTCTTAACTGAGGCTATCCCGATTTGGGCGAGCCAATTGCGCAGCGGAGGAGCACTAGGAATTAGCTGGAATACTTATTCGATGTCTAGGCCAGATTTAGAAAACGCGCTAAAAGACGCAGGGCTGAAGCTGCCCCAAGACCCGTCTTGGGGTGATTTTGCTCACCGCGTGGATTCGTCCATTAACCGCGATTTGATAGTTGCCAGAGCCTAG
- a CDS encoding inorganic diphosphatase, which translates to MSEDLSKVDSRARFTFDMTVEIPRGTKNKYEMDHNTGRIRLDRTLFTSTQYPYDYGFIDGTLGEDGDPLDAMVILPESTFPGCLVECRAIAMFKMQDEMGGDDKVLCIPTADSRRDYMDDLDDIPEFMLLEIEHFFTVYKDLEPGKSVEGATWVGRIEAEKEVRASLERAKGTPYEQH; encoded by the coding sequence ATGAGCGAAGATTTAAGTAAGGTCGATTCTAGAGCCCGTTTCACTTTCGACATGACCGTTGAAATTCCGCGTGGCACTAAGAACAAGTACGAGATGGACCACAACACTGGCCGTATCCGTCTCGACCGGACACTATTCACCTCCACCCAATATCCGTATGACTACGGGTTTATTGACGGAACTCTAGGTGAAGACGGTGACCCGCTAGATGCGATGGTCATCTTGCCGGAATCCACTTTCCCCGGTTGCCTGGTGGAATGTCGCGCAATCGCCATGTTCAAAATGCAAGACGAGATGGGCGGCGACGACAAAGTACTCTGCATCCCAACCGCTGATTCGCGGCGCGACTACATGGATGATCTGGACGACATTCCAGAATTCATGCTCTTAGAGATTGAGCACTTCTTTACCGTCTATAAAGATTTGGAACCAGGCAAATCGGTTGAAGGCGCCACTTGGGTAGGACGCATCGAAGCCGAAAAAGAAGTGCGCGCCTCCCTCGAACGCGCTAAGGGCACCCCGTACGAACAACATTAG
- the dacB gene encoding D-alanyl-D-alanine carboxypeptidase/D-alanyl-D-alanine-endopeptidase → MARKSTDPGRHIAGWVAWASVVGLLAIMALGSYPLAQAKGWLIDGGQPTISAEQLESLQPEGNTQALIGSAGCLEPKASADQAKVAQAIKSVGGIEKGSLGIAVADLGADDLLYGDNADVAMTPASTNKIMTGLSALKVLGYDSTFATRVMWDSETKTLTLVGGGDPLLASTPETHPYRTRVKPATLSDLADQVATKLAEQGISEVTLNYDDSLFSGPSWHPDWAPDFRQWVAPITALAVDLGNAPAHPETADPSLAAAQTFADQLHQLGITASAPSASVASSELSELASVTSPSVYAMVEQLIIHSDNYVTEVLFRQTAVASGKPATFQDAAALQTELLKDFGLWSDNQVITDGSGLSDKNKLTPRNLVKALQLANSLEQVGYLLAGLPTARVSGSLAARFWDAASSAGAGRVRAKTGYLDHVSSLAGITPTKDGAIVVFAFIGNDLPLDTDPRPWFDHAAAALAGCQCAVG, encoded by the coding sequence ATGGCGCGTAAATCAACCGATCCTGGTCGTCATATTGCCGGTTGGGTGGCCTGGGCGAGCGTTGTTGGGCTGCTGGCCATAATGGCTCTGGGCAGTTATCCATTAGCTCAAGCGAAAGGCTGGCTGATTGACGGCGGTCAACCGACTATTTCTGCTGAGCAATTAGAAAGCTTGCAACCAGAAGGAAACACCCAGGCGCTCATCGGGTCTGCTGGATGCCTTGAGCCGAAGGCTAGCGCTGATCAGGCGAAAGTTGCTCAAGCCATAAAGTCTGTGGGGGGAATAGAAAAAGGCAGCCTTGGAATAGCCGTGGCAGATTTAGGGGCAGATGATTTGTTATATGGCGACAATGCTGATGTCGCGATGACGCCGGCATCCACTAATAAGATCATGACAGGCCTAAGTGCGCTAAAGGTATTGGGTTATGACTCAACTTTCGCTACCCGCGTCATGTGGGATTCAGAAACTAAGACGTTAACCCTGGTTGGGGGTGGAGACCCATTGTTGGCGTCCACCCCGGAAACTCACCCTTATAGAACTAGGGTAAAACCTGCAACCTTGAGTGACTTAGCTGACCAGGTGGCAACAAAACTAGCGGAGCAGGGAATCAGTGAAGTCACCCTAAATTACGATGACTCTTTGTTTTCTGGTCCTAGCTGGCACCCGGATTGGGCACCGGATTTTCGTCAATGGGTGGCGCCGATAACTGCGTTGGCGGTGGATTTAGGTAACGCGCCTGCCCATCCCGAAACTGCCGACCCCTCGCTGGCTGCTGCCCAAACATTCGCTGACCAATTGCATCAACTAGGAATCACCGCTTCGGCTCCGAGCGCCAGCGTGGCGAGTTCTGAACTTAGCGAATTAGCCAGCGTCACAAGCCCATCCGTATATGCCATGGTCGAGCAGCTAATCATCCACTCTGATAACTACGTTACTGAGGTGCTTTTTCGGCAGACAGCGGTAGCTAGTGGCAAACCAGCAACATTTCAAGACGCTGCCGCTTTGCAAACTGAACTATTGAAAGATTTCGGATTATGGTCGGATAATCAGGTCATTACTGATGGGTCAGGGCTATCCGACAAGAATAAACTGACGCCGCGCAACCTGGTTAAGGCCTTGCAGCTAGCCAATAGCTTAGAACAGGTTGGCTATCTGCTTGCTGGGTTGCCGACTGCTAGGGTTTCAGGCAGCCTAGCGGCCAGATTTTGGGATGCGGCTAGCAGTGCTGGTGCTGGTCGAGTTAGAGCCAAAACTGGCTATTTAGACCACGTTTCATCATTAGCAGGGATAACCCCGACCAAGGACGGTGCAATAGTGGTTTTCGCCTTCATCGGCAATGATTTGCCGCTCGATACTGACCCCCGCCCATGGTTCGATCATGCCGCGGCGGCACTAGCTGGATGTCAGTGCGCGGTAGGGTAG
- a CDS encoding zinc-dependent metalloprotease, with amino-acid sequence MIDWQVATKVGRGLVPIVKPPSVNETRAIVCGLRHAAAKCVSIIQDVTELPETGVVPELVVGRRDLVEANVATAKVLFESLETEATNPFTKASQAARGASLGAALALIVPRILGQYDPFGPRPALMLCAPTIYEVEQELRVDPGDFRLWVALHEQTHRVQFANAPWIRDHLMSLLAVLLKDEKNFDLNRLIQSRKSDPDEPKRPTSMALAAKMVSPESAKALDQVNAVMGLLEGHADFMMDAVGATVVPSVKVIRRRFQNRRQKKGWQQIFFKLMGMDAKMVQYRDGARFCRAVIDEVGVAGLNKVWESKENLPTLVELQAPLRWLNRVGYGS; translated from the coding sequence ATGATTGATTGGCAAGTTGCCACCAAAGTTGGACGCGGATTAGTCCCCATCGTTAAGCCGCCCTCCGTTAACGAGACTAGAGCTATTGTCTGTGGTTTGCGCCACGCGGCAGCCAAATGCGTCAGCATCATCCAAGACGTCACTGAATTGCCAGAAACCGGTGTAGTGCCGGAGCTTGTGGTTGGTAGACGAGATTTAGTTGAAGCTAACGTGGCAACCGCCAAGGTGCTATTTGAGAGTCTTGAAACCGAGGCAACCAATCCGTTCACGAAAGCGAGTCAAGCAGCCCGAGGAGCCAGCCTAGGGGCGGCGTTAGCGCTAATCGTGCCACGGATTCTTGGCCAGTACGATCCTTTCGGGCCGCGTCCGGCGTTAATGCTGTGCGCTCCGACTATCTACGAGGTTGAGCAGGAATTGCGCGTAGACCCTGGCGATTTTCGGCTTTGGGTAGCGCTGCACGAGCAGACTCACCGCGTCCAATTCGCTAACGCGCCCTGGATTAGAGACCATTTGATGTCATTGCTGGCAGTGCTGTTAAAGGACGAGAAAAACTTCGATCTTAATCGGCTGATTCAGTCTCGTAAATCTGACCCTGACGAGCCAAAACGACCTACTTCGATGGCCTTGGCGGCCAAAATGGTTTCTCCGGAAAGCGCTAAAGCCCTAGACCAAGTAAATGCTGTTATGGGGTTGCTAGAAGGCCATGCTGACTTCATGATGGACGCTGTCGGGGCGACGGTGGTGCCCAGCGTCAAGGTGATTAGGCGGCGATTCCAGAATCGTCGACAAAAGAAGGGCTGGCAACAAATTTTCTTCAAACTCATGGGCATGGACGCCAAGATGGTTCAATATCGCGATGGTGCCAGATTCTGTCGGGCGGTAATCGACGAAGTAGGCGTGGCTGGGCTAAACAAAGTTTGGGAAAGTAAAGAAAACTTGCCCACTCTAGTCGAACTGCAAGCGCCACTAAGGTGGCTAAACCGCGTAGGTTACGGCTCCTGA
- the tilS gene encoding tRNA lysidine(34) synthetase TilS, which translates to MARKALSPACLEVVQAVRPVLERACEYPITPIRIGVSGGADSMSLAAAFAHLVSREFPEADVNALVVDHGLQAGSDEVAARTAAAVTAMGIRTSVVAVDVVDDGVGMEAAARDARLAALTSDFSGMVVLGHNLNDQSETVLLGLARGSGTRSLAGIAQQMSWGKATLVRPLLALTRATLRQAAQDWGLAIWDDPQNQWQEFARVRVRNVVMPTLVEALGVGVVAGLARSAELCRHDADFLDELAERQWQPDETLDTKWLSNLPPALATRVIRLWLGSLGVEEPTFTHTMQVWELVTNWRGQQGVDLPGKVRIVRRAGKLKSG; encoded by the coding sequence ATGGCGCGCAAAGCGTTAAGCCCGGCCTGTTTGGAAGTAGTGCAAGCGGTTCGGCCAGTGCTGGAGCGGGCATGCGAATATCCGATCACCCCTATTCGTATTGGTGTGTCTGGCGGAGCCGATTCGATGAGTTTGGCTGCTGCTTTTGCGCATCTGGTTAGCCGAGAGTTCCCTGAGGCCGACGTCAATGCGCTAGTGGTAGACCATGGTCTACAGGCAGGTTCTGATGAGGTTGCTGCTCGCACAGCTGCAGCCGTAACAGCCATGGGAATACGCACCAGTGTGGTGGCTGTCGATGTGGTAGATGACGGTGTTGGTATGGAAGCTGCCGCCAGGGATGCCAGACTGGCAGCGTTAACCAGTGACTTCAGTGGAATGGTGGTTTTAGGTCACAATCTAAACGATCAATCTGAGACTGTTTTGTTGGGGCTGGCTAGGGGTTCTGGCACTAGATCATTGGCGGGGATAGCCCAACAAATGTCCTGGGGTAAAGCTACGTTAGTGCGTCCGTTGCTCGCTCTAACTAGGGCGACTTTGCGTCAAGCTGCCCAAGATTGGGGGCTAGCCATCTGGGATGATCCGCAAAATCAATGGCAGGAATTCGCCAGGGTGCGAGTCCGAAATGTTGTTATGCCAACTTTGGTTGAGGCCCTAGGGGTCGGTGTGGTTGCCGGCTTAGCGCGTTCCGCCGAGTTGTGTCGTCATGATGCTGATTTTTTAGATGAATTGGCTGAAAGACAATGGCAACCGGACGAAACCTTAGATACTAAGTGGCTCTCGAACCTTCCCCCAGCTCTAGCAACCCGAGTAATTCGCCTATGGCTAGGGTCTTTAGGAGTGGAAGAGCCAACCTTTACTCACACCATGCAAGTTTGGGAGCTGGTTACTAACTGGCGAGGGCAACAAGGAGTTGATCTTCCTGGCAAAGTCCGTATCGTGCGTCGCGCGGGCAAGTTAAAAAGCGGCTAG
- the hpt gene encoding hypoxanthine phosphoribosyltransferase has protein sequence MDAADISQDLDHLLYSSQELATRVDEMAAEIDRDYAGRELLIVGVLNGAMMVVSDLTRAMKSHCAVDWMAISSYGSGTKTSGVVRILKDLSTDIHGRDVLIVEDIVDTGLTLSYLVQNLKSREPASLEIMTMFRKPEALNCEVDVKYVGYDVPNEFVVGYGLDFAGRYRNLRDLATLAPHIYS, from the coding sequence GTGGATGCAGCAGATATCAGCCAAGATCTAGATCACCTTCTCTATTCCAGCCAAGAATTAGCCACTCGGGTTGACGAAATGGCGGCCGAAATAGATCGCGACTATGCCGGTCGCGAGCTACTCATTGTCGGCGTGCTAAATGGCGCCATGATGGTCGTCTCTGATTTGACTCGGGCGATGAAAAGCCATTGTGCGGTCGATTGGATGGCGATCTCGTCCTATGGCTCTGGGACGAAAACCTCCGGCGTGGTGCGGATTTTGAAAGATTTATCAACCGATATTCATGGTCGTGACGTGTTAATCGTCGAAGACATCGTAGATACTGGCCTGACGCTCAGCTACCTCGTTCAAAACCTGAAGTCTAGGGAGCCTGCCAGCCTGGAAATCATGACGATGTTCCGTAAGCCGGAGGCATTGAACTGCGAGGTGGATGTCAAATATGTCGGCTATGACGTTCCCAACGAATTTGTTGTCGGCTATGGGTTAGATTTCGCTGGCCGCTACCGTAATTTGCGTGACCTAGCTACTTTGGCGCCACATATCTACTCCTAG
- the folE gene encoding GTP cyclohydrolase I FolE yields the protein MGSSQVDISGDGFDSQRIERGVKEILKGIGEDPNRPGLIETPARVARACRELFAGMRQDPAELFETIFDASHDEMVLVRDIELHSMCEHHLLPFHGVAHIAYIPPTSGQVAGLSKLARLVEVYARRLQLQERLTTQLANELERDLDAKGVMVVLECEHSCMTMRGIKKPGSRTITSAVRGQMRNPATRAEAMSLILGVNK from the coding sequence ATGGGATCATCGCAGGTCGATATATCTGGGGACGGATTCGATAGTCAGCGCATTGAGCGTGGGGTTAAAGAAATACTTAAAGGTATTGGTGAAGATCCCAACCGGCCAGGTCTAATAGAAACACCCGCTAGGGTAGCCAGGGCTTGTCGAGAATTATTTGCGGGAATGCGTCAAGATCCTGCCGAATTATTTGAAACTATTTTCGATGCTAGCCATGATGAAATGGTTTTAGTCAGGGATATTGAATTGCATTCCATGTGTGAACATCATTTATTGCCATTCCATGGCGTTGCACACATCGCCTATATTCCCCCGACTAGTGGACAAGTGGCGGGGCTTTCGAAACTAGCTAGGTTAGTCGAGGTTTATGCTCGTAGGCTACAACTTCAAGAACGGTTAACAACTCAGCTCGCCAATGAATTAGAACGCGATTTGGACGCAAAAGGTGTGATGGTCGTCCTTGAATGTGAACATTCTTGTATGACCATGCGCGGAATTAAGAAACCTGGTTCGCGCACCATCACCTCTGCTGTGCGTGGGCAAATGCGCAATCCAGCTACCAGAGCCGAAGCGATGAGTTTAATTTTGGGAGTCAATAAATGA